One region of Vigna angularis cultivar LongXiaoDou No.4 chromosome 10, ASM1680809v1, whole genome shotgun sequence genomic DNA includes:
- the LOC108335310 gene encoding phosphoenolpyruvate carboxylase 4, whose protein sequence is MTDITDDIAEEISFQGFDDDCNMLGSLLNDILQREAGLIFVDKLEKIRVLAQSACNMRNAGIEDMAELLEKQLASELSKMTLEEALTLARAFSHYLTLMGIAETHHRVRKGGNIALFAKSCDDIFNQLLQDGVTPEELYNSVCKQEVEIVLTAHPTQINRRTLQYKHIKIAHLLDYNDRPDLGPEDRDMLIEDLVREITSIWLTDELRREKPTPVDEARAGLNIVEQSLWKAVPHYLRRVSSALKKHTGKPLPLTCTPIKFGSWMGGDRDGNPNVTAKVSKDVSLLSRWMAIDLYVRELDSLKFELSMKRCSDKLSKLAHEILEEANNEENHREHWKESKSISQFKYSNQQASPLPTKLPHGAHLPSCAEKGGSEHPRLIPGADHKQFNPKGGEISSSTESTMCSTHVRSPILMSPSSSAASLASMSRSPSFNSSQQLLAQRKLFAESQIGRTSFHRLLEPKLPQHPTIAPYRVVLGNVKDKLLRTRRRLELLLEDGPCEQNPMNYYETTDQLLEPLLLCYESLQSCGSGVLADGRLIDLIRRVTTFGMVLMKLDLRQESGRHAETLDAVTRYLDLGTYSEWDEEKKLNFLTRELKGKRPLVPPSIEVVPDVREVLDTFRTAAELGSDSFGAYVISMASNASDVLAVELLQKDARLAVSGELGRACPGGTLRVAPLFETVKDLRGAGSVIRKLLSIDWYRQHIIKNHNGHQEVMVGYSDSGKDAGRFTAAWELYKAQEDVVAACKEYGIKVTLFHGRGGSIGRGGGPTYMAIQSQPPGSVMGTLRTTEQGEMVQAKFGLPQTAVRQLEIYTTAVLLATLRPPLPPREEKWRNMMEEISKLSCQCYRSVVYENPEFLSYFHEATPQSELGFLNIGSRPTRRKSTIGIGHLRAIPWVFAWTQTRFVLPAWLGVGAGLKGACEKGQTEELKAMYKEWPFFQSTIDLIEMVLGKADIPIARHYDEVLVSEKRQQIGGQLRDELVQTGKFVLAVSGHEKPQQNNRSLRKLIESRLPFLNPLNMLQVEILKRLRSDDDNLKARDALLITINGIAAGMRNTG, encoded by the exons ATGACGGACATCACTGACGACATAGCCGAGGAAATTTCCTTCCAAGGCTTCGACGATGACTGCAATATGCTCGGAAGCCTTCTCAACGACATTTTGCAAAGAGAGGCTGGTCTAATCTTCGTTGACAAGCTTGAAAAAATTCGAGTCCTTGCTCag AGTGCTTGTAATATGAGAAATGCGGGGATTGAAGACATGGCTGAGCTGCTAGAGAAGCAATTGGCTTCAGAGTTATCCAAGATGACACTAGAAGAAGCTCTCACACTTGCTCGTGCCTTTAGCCATTATCTTACTTTGATGGGTATTGCTGAAACTCACCATAG GGTTCGCAAAGGAGGAAACATAGCTCTTTTTGCAAAATCTTGTGATGACATCTTTAACCAGCTGTTGCAAGATGGAGTTACTCCAGAGGAGCTTTATAACTCGGTTTGCAAGCAG GAGGTCGAAATTGTTCTCACAGCTCATCCCACTCAAATTAATCGTCGTACCTTGCAATACAAACACATTAAAATTGCT CATCTTTTGGATTATAATGATCGACCTGATCTTGGCCCTGAAGACCGAGATATGTTGATTGAAGATCTG GTGAGAGAGATAACTTCAATATGGCTGACAGATGAACTTAGGCGTGAGAAACCCACACCAGTCGATGAAGCCAGGGCCG GGTTGAATATTGTGGAACAATCACTCTGGAAAGCCGTTCCTCATTATTTACGTCGAGTTAGCAGCGCTTTAAAGAAG CACACAGGAAAACCACTTCCATTGACTTGCACACCAATAAAGTTTGGATCTTGGATGGGAGGTGATAGGGATGGAAACCCAAATGTGACAGCTAAG GTATCAAAAGATGTTTCACTTCTGTCTAGATGGATGGCAATTGACCTCTACGTTCGGGAACTGGATAGCCTGAAATTTGAACTATCCATGAAACGGTGCAGCGATAAGTTGTCGAAATTGGCACATGAAATTCTAGAAG AAGCTAACAATGAGGAGAATCACCGTGAGCATTGGAAAGAATCTAAGAGTATAAGTCAATTTAAATATTCTAATCAACAAGCTTCACCACTTCCAACTAAACTTCCACATGGAGCTCATTTACCGTCTTGTGCTG AAAAAGGTGGATCTGAGCATCCAAGACTCATTCCAGGAGCTGATCACAAGCAATTCAATCCCAAG GGTGGCGAGATTTCAAGTTCCACTGAAAGCACTATGTGCAGTACCCATGTCCGTTCACCAATACTAATGTCACCAAGTTCCAGTGCTGCTTCATTAGCTTCAATGTCACGCTCTCCTTCTTTCAACTCTAGTCAACAACTTCTTGCTCAGAGGAAACTGTTTGCAGAATCCCAGATAGGAAGGACCAGTTTCCATAGGCTTTTGGAGCCAAAGCTCCCTCAGCATCCTACAATTGCTCCTTATAGAGTTGTTCTTGGAAATGTAAAAGATAAG CTTCTGAGAACTCGTAGACGGTTGGAGCTTCTTCTCGAGGATGGTCCATGTGAACAAAATCCTATGAATTATTATGAAACAACAGATCAGCTCTTGGAACCATTGCTCCTTTGCTATGAATCTTTg CAATCATGTGGATCTGGGGTGCTAGCTGATGGTCGACTTATTGATCTCATAAGAAGAGTCACTACTTTTGGCATGGTGTTAATGAAGCTTGACTTGCGCCAG GAATCAGGCAGACATGCCGAAACGCTTGATGCAGTTACAAGGTATTTGGACTTGGGTACATACAGTGAGTGGGATGAAGAAAAGAAACTGAACTTCTTAACTAGAGAGCTGAAAGGGAAAAGACCACTGGTTCCCCCTAGTATAGAG GTTGTTCCAGATGTTAGAGAAGTCTTGGACACGTTCCGAACTGCTGCTGAGTTAGGAAGCGATTCATTTGGTGCCTATGTGATCTCTATGGCCTCAAAT GCCAGTGATGTTCTTGCAGTAGAGCTTTTGCAGAAGGATGCACGACTTGCTGTCAGTGGAGAGTTAGGAAGAGCTTGTCCAGGTGGAAC GCTGCGGGTGGCTCCTCTATTTGAAACTGTAAAGGACCTAAGAGGAGCTGGTTCAGTTATCAGAAAGCTTTTGTCAATAGATTGGTACCGACAACACATCATTAAAAACCATAATGGGCATCAAGAG GTTATGGTTGGGTATTCTGATTCTGGTAAAGATGCTGGGCGCTTCACTGCTGCTTGGGAACTTTACAAAGCTCAAGAAGATGTTGTAGCTGCATGCAAGGAGTATGGAATTAAGGTTACTCTCTTCCATGGCCGTGGAGGGAGTATTGGCCGCGGTGGTGGTCCAACATATATGGCCATTCAGTCTCAACCACCTGGCTCTGTGATG GGAACCCTTCGTACAACAGAGCAAGGAGAGATGGTGCAGGCCAAGTTTGGCTTGCCACAAACAGCTGTTAGGCAACTTGAGATCTACACAACAGCCGTGTTACTTGCTACCCTTCGTCCTCCTCTCCCACCGCGTGAAGAAAAGTGGCGCAATATGATGGAAGAGATTTCAAAGCTCAGTTGCCAATGTTACCGTAGTGTAGTGTATGAAAATCCAGAATTTCTGTCATACTTCCATGAAGCCACCCCTCAATCAGAGCTTGGCTTCCTCAACATCGGTAGCCGCCCCACAAGGCGAAAGAGCACCATCGGAATTGGACACCTCCGAGCCATTCCCTGGGTGTTTGCATGGACTCAAACTAGGTTTGTTCTTCCAGCTTGGCTTGGAGTTGGAGCAGGGTTGAAAGGTGCTTGTGAGAAAGGACAAACTGAAGAACTAAAGGCCATGTACAAAGAGTGGCCTTTCTTTCAAAGCACCATAGACTTGATTGAGATGGTTCTGGGAAAAGCAGACATTCCTATTGCAAGGCACTATGACGAAGTTCTTGTCTCAGAGAAGAGACAACAAATTGGAGGTCAACTGAGGGATGAGCTTGTCCAAACTGGCAAGTTTGTGTTAGCTGTTAGTGGGCATGAGAAACCTCAGCAGAATAATAGGAGCTTGAGGAAACTGATTGAGAGTAGGCTTCCCTTCCTCAATCCCTTGAACATGTTGCAGGTAGAGATACTGAAGAGGCTAAGGAGTGATGATGACAACCTTAAAGCAAGAGATGCTTTGCTCATCACCATAAATGGCATTGCTGCTGGGATGAGGAACACTGGTTAA